Proteins encoded by one window of Govania unica:
- a CDS encoding hydroxymethylglutaryl-CoA lyase, translating into MLPKFVTLYEVGPRDGLQNEAQVVPTDIKIALINRLAAAGLREIEATSFVSPKWVPQMADNAAVMAGITRALGVVYPVLTPNLMGAEAALAAKADTWAIFTAASETFNQRNINCSIAESIERFRPVMELARRHDVRVRGYVSCTLGCPYEGAIAPDKVAEVTRALFDLGVYEVSLGDTIGVGTPNKVAAMLEAVLKIAPAEKLAIHCHDTYGQALVNIHEALKHGITIVDSSVAGLGGCPYAKGASGNVATEDVLFLLNELGIETGVDLHAIVRTAWFIADHLGRAPSSKVAHALKDKLAD; encoded by the coding sequence ATGTTGCCTAAATTCGTGACCCTTTATGAGGTCGGCCCGCGTGACGGCTTGCAGAACGAAGCGCAGGTAGTGCCGACCGATATCAAGATCGCGCTGATCAATCGTCTTGCGGCGGCGGGGCTCCGGGAGATCGAGGCGACGAGTTTCGTGTCGCCCAAATGGGTGCCGCAGATGGCCGACAATGCGGCGGTGATGGCGGGCATCACCCGCGCGCTCGGCGTGGTCTATCCGGTGCTGACACCAAACCTTATGGGGGCGGAGGCGGCGCTGGCGGCAAAGGCCGATACCTGGGCCATTTTCACCGCGGCCTCTGAAACCTTCAACCAGCGCAATATCAATTGCTCCATAGCGGAGAGCATTGAACGCTTCCGGCCAGTGATGGAGCTTGCCCGCCGCCATGATGTGCGGGTGCGCGGTTATGTGTCCTGCACCCTCGGTTGTCCTTACGAAGGTGCGATCGCGCCTGACAAGGTGGCCGAGGTGACCCGCGCCCTGTTCGATCTTGGGGTTTACGAAGTGAGCTTGGGCGACACCATCGGCGTCGGCACGCCGAACAAGGTGGCGGCCATGCTTGAGGCGGTGCTGAAAATCGCCCCGGCGGAGAAGCTCGCCATTCATTGCCATGACACCTATGGGCAGGCGCTCGTGAATATCCATGAGGCGTTGAAGCATGGCATCACCATCGTTGACAGCTCAGTGGCTGGTCTTGGCGGTTGTCCCTATGCCAAGGGCGCGTCGGGCAATGTGGCGACGGAAGACGTGCTGTTCTTGTTGAACGAACTCGGGATCGAGACCGGCGTTGATCTGCACGCCATCGTCCGGACTGCCTGGTTCATTGCCGATCATCTGGGCCGCGCGCCGTCCTCCAAGGTGGCGCATGCTCTTAAAGACAAACTGGCCGATTAA
- a CDS encoding LysR family transcriptional regulator, producing the protein MFELYQLRYFLAVVETGSFTKAAERACVTQPTLSAGIKKLESGLRVKLFNRSNRRIFLTEAGTQFIERAKSILHQCTLAEVELHEIEAPRVIRLGVLMTIPAARLAALAGGFRRTEPGVVIELSEGTEQEITNKLDSGGVDLALTILRGPQTAATPHRPPVELWEEGYVLALAASHPLAERGRIEGRALANEPTIVRTRCELLSETSRYFTDQNVRPRLVYRTPQDERALMMVAADLGFTTLPESYGLPGIAKLRLEGYDYRRRIGLLHGAPQWNKEKQALVDRFVAFAKAQH; encoded by the coding sequence ATGTTTGAACTGTATCAATTACGCTATTTTCTTGCGGTCGTCGAAACCGGCAGCTTCACCAAGGCGGCCGAGCGCGCCTGCGTCACCCAACCGACCCTGTCGGCGGGCATTAAAAAGCTCGAATCCGGCTTGCGGGTCAAACTGTTCAATCGTTCCAACCGCCGCATTTTTCTGACCGAAGCCGGAACCCAGTTCATCGAACGCGCCAAATCGATCCTCCATCAATGTACGCTGGCCGAGGTCGAATTGCACGAAATCGAAGCCCCGCGGGTGATCCGGCTCGGCGTGCTGATGACCATCCCGGCCGCCCGCCTCGCCGCCCTTGCCGGCGGTTTCCGCCGCACCGAACCGGGCGTGGTCATCGAATTGTCCGAGGGCACCGAGCAGGAAATCACCAATAAGCTCGACAGCGGCGGCGTCGATCTCGCGCTCACCATCCTGCGCGGACCGCAGACCGCCGCCACCCCTCACCGCCCGCCGGTCGAGCTTTGGGAAGAAGGCTATGTCCTCGCCCTCGCCGCAAGCCACCCCCTCGCCGAGCGCGGGCGGATCGAAGGCCGCGCCCTCGCCAACGAGCCCACCATCGTGCGCACCAGATGTGAATTGCTGTCGGAAACCAGCCGCTATTTCACCGACCAGAACGTGCGCCCCAGATTGGTCTACCGCACCCCCCAGGATGAACGCGCCCTGATGATGGTCGCCGCCGACCTCGGCTTCACCACCCTGCCCGAAAGCTACGGCCTGCCCGGCATCGCCAAATTGCGGTTAGAAGGCTACGACTACCGCCGCCGCATCGGCCTGCTGCACGGTGCACCGCAATGGAACAAGGAAAAACAGGCGCTGGTGGATCGATTTGTGGCGTTTGCCAAGGCTCAGCATTGA
- a CDS encoding c-type cytochrome: protein MLKKAMMLSMAAMVMTGAVHSAQAAEADDAVTYRKEVMKIIGGNMAGLSMALKGKIDDPKALQTHAEMLARTSSMALGAFKENTAGKGRERTTAKADIWSKWPEFEKDMKAFDQQAQKLASAAASGGAKAAGAEMAALGKSCKTCHDDFREKH, encoded by the coding sequence ATGCTGAAAAAGGCAATGATGCTGTCGATGGCGGCGATGGTCATGACGGGGGCTGTGCACTCGGCGCAGGCGGCTGAAGCCGATGACGCCGTCACCTACCGCAAGGAAGTGATGAAAATCATCGGCGGCAATATGGCGGGCCTGTCCATGGCGCTCAAAGGCAAGATCGATGACCCGAAGGCGCTGCAGACCCATGCCGAGATGCTCGCGCGCACATCAAGCATGGCGCTTGGGGCCTTTAAAGAAAATACCGCAGGCAAAGGCCGCGAACGCACCACCGCCAAGGCGGATATCTGGAGCAAATGGCCGGAGTTCGAAAAGGATATGAAGGCCTTCGATCAACAGGCGCAGAAACTGGCGAGCGCTGCGGCAAGCGGCGGGGCCAAGGCGGCTGGTGCCGAGATGGCGGCTTTAGGCAAAAGCTGCAAGACCTGCCACGACGATTTCCGCGAAAAGCACTGA
- a CDS encoding enoyl-CoA hydratase/isomerase family protein, translated as MSDMVLLDIDGRGVATVTMNRPELHNAFNEDMIAQLTEMFAALDQNDAVRVVVLTGKGASFSAGGDLNWMKKFVQYSHAENMADAMKLAVMLKTLDRLSKPTIAAVNGATFAGGVGLLSCCDLVVAVETAIFAVSEVKIGLAPATISPYVVAAIGARAARRYFLTGERFDAGQAQAIGLVHEVAADHAALTQTVDGFIKQFLGNGQTAMTASKDLVFAVMDRAVDDALMTETARRIADRRISAEGQEGLAAFLEKRKPNWVKG; from the coding sequence ATGAGTGACATGGTTCTTCTCGATATCGATGGGCGCGGGGTGGCAACGGTCACCATGAACCGGCCTGAGCTGCATAATGCCTTCAACGAAGACATGATCGCGCAGCTGACGGAAATGTTCGCGGCGCTCGATCAGAATGACGCCGTGCGCGTTGTGGTTCTGACCGGCAAGGGCGCGAGTTTTTCGGCCGGTGGCGACCTGAACTGGATGAAGAAATTCGTCCAATATTCCCACGCGGAAAATATGGCTGACGCCATGAAGCTCGCGGTCATGCTGAAGACGCTGGATCGGTTGTCGAAGCCGACCATTGCCGCCGTCAATGGCGCGACCTTCGCGGGCGGGGTTGGGTTGCTCAGCTGCTGCGATCTGGTGGTGGCGGTGGAGACGGCGATTTTCGCGGTGTCCGAAGTCAAGATCGGCCTCGCGCCTGCGACCATCTCGCCCTATGTGGTGGCGGCCATCGGCGCGCGTGCGGCGCGACGTTATTTCCTGACCGGGGAACGCTTCGATGCCGGCCAGGCGCAGGCCATCGGCCTTGTGCATGAAGTCGCGGCCGATCACGCGGCGCTCACGCAGACGGTGGACGGGTTCATCAAACAGTTTCTTGGCAATGGTCAGACGGCCATGACGGCGTCAAAGGATCTGGTGTTCGCGGTGATGGACCGGGCGGTCGATGACGCGCTTATGACGGAAACCGCGCGGCGCATTGCCGATCGCCGTATTTCCGCCGAAGGACAGGAAGGGCTCGCGGCCTTTCTTGAAAAACGTAAACCCAACTGGGTCAAGGGGTAG
- a CDS encoding ankyrin repeat domain-containing protein, whose protein sequence is MRFVNFMLCVVFLACSVASARAGDPFDNARYYIGTKNNAAALQDIDSGQFDINMQTSEGYTLLHYAAEAGNLAMVDSLLERGANPSIKTNLGSTPFDMAIGTMVQTRLKAAMAGGKSASPQAKGTGDFDTARANIGWRRNDVVIAELDKGLDVNMQNAEGYTLLHFAAGEGNLAIVKELLQRGANPNTKTNSGQTALDRAMGTMVEAELKKAGGKLGISASLETPAKPVAQPAATTKPKANAANDTPTTPNSPYAKMCESRHYTSSALCSDSTCKMREYRKWQTCLKTGSYY, encoded by the coding sequence ATGCGGTTTGTAAACTTCATGCTTTGCGTCGTCTTTCTGGCCTGTTCGGTGGCGAGCGCCAGGGCAGGGGATCCGTTCGACAACGCACGCTATTACATCGGCACCAAGAATAACGCGGCGGCACTTCAGGATATCGACAGCGGTCAGTTTGACATCAATATGCAAACGTCCGAGGGCTATACGCTGCTGCATTATGCGGCTGAGGCAGGAAATCTTGCCATGGTGGATTCCCTACTCGAACGTGGGGCCAATCCGTCAATCAAAACGAATTTGGGCAGTACGCCGTTCGATATGGCGATCGGAACCATGGTTCAAACCCGCCTCAAGGCGGCGATGGCCGGAGGAAAGAGCGCCTCTCCACAAGCCAAAGGCACAGGCGATTTTGATACGGCGCGGGCGAATATCGGCTGGCGCAGGAACGATGTTGTGATCGCCGAGCTTGACAAGGGGCTCGATGTCAACATGCAGAATGCCGAAGGCTATACGCTGCTGCATTTTGCCGCTGGCGAAGGCAATCTTGCCATTGTGAAGGAACTGCTGCAGCGCGGTGCAAATCCAAATACCAAGACCAATAGCGGCCAGACCGCGCTTGATCGTGCCATGGGCACCATGGTTGAAGCCGAATTGAAAAAAGCGGGCGGTAAATTGGGCATATCCGCATCTTTGGAAACGCCCGCAAAGCCCGTAGCACAACCCGCCGCGACCACAAAGCCGAAAGCGAACGCCGCGAACGACACACCCACAACGCCAAACTCACCATATGCCAAAATGTGTGAAAGCCGTCATTACACATCATCGGCGCTCTGCAGCGACAGCACCTGCAAAATGCGCGAATACCGCAAATGGCAAACTTGCCTGAAGACCGGAAGCTATTACTGA
- a CDS encoding carboxyl transferase domain-containing protein has product MSILESALDRRSEGFAANRAHMQSLVDDLTAKVAEIKQGGGAVSRERHLSRGKLLPRDRVKALLDPGSPFLELSQFAAHDVYHDHVPAAGIITGVGRVMGIECLIVCNDATVKGGTYYPLTVKKHLRAQEIARENRLPCIYLVDSGGANLPNQDDVFPDREHFGRIFYNQATLSAAGIPQIAVVMGSCTAGGAYVPAMADECVIVKDQGTIFLAGPPLVKAATGEEVSAEDLGGADVHTRVSGVADHLALNDAHALTLTRRIVGNLNWGKTVPVTVREPRAPLYDPSEIYGVIPKDTRVPYDVREVIARLVDGSEFDEFKKLYGTTLVTGFAHIHGYPVGIIANNGVLFSESAVKGAHFVELCAQRGIPLVFLQNITGFMVGRKYETGGIAKDGAKMVMAVANAKVPKFTVIIGGSFGAGNYGMCGRAYSPRFLWMWPNARISVMGGEQAASVLATVKKDAMARTGKSWTAEEEDAFKAPIREQYETQGHPYYASARLWDDGIIDPADTRRVLALGLSASLNAPVPETSYGVFRM; this is encoded by the coding sequence ATGTCGATACTTGAGAGCGCGCTTGACCGGCGGAGTGAGGGATTTGCAGCCAACAGGGCTCATATGCAGTCCCTTGTGGATGATCTCACGGCCAAGGTCGCCGAAATCAAGCAAGGTGGTGGCGCGGTCTCGCGGGAGCGTCATCTGTCGCGGGGTAAGTTATTGCCGCGCGACCGGGTGAAGGCGCTGCTTGATCCGGGGTCGCCGTTCCTGGAACTGTCGCAATTCGCAGCCCATGACGTTTATCATGACCATGTGCCGGCGGCGGGGATCATCACCGGGGTTGGCCGGGTCATGGGCATCGAGTGCCTGATCGTCTGCAATGATGCGACGGTGAAGGGCGGCACCTATTATCCGCTGACGGTGAAGAAGCATCTGCGGGCTCAGGAGATTGCGCGCGAAAACCGCCTGCCCTGCATTTATCTGGTGGATTCGGGCGGGGCCAATCTGCCCAATCAGGATGATGTGTTTCCGGATAGGGAGCATTTCGGGCGGATTTTTTATAATCAGGCGACGCTGTCGGCGGCGGGCATTCCGCAGATCGCCGTGGTCATGGGGTCCTGCACGGCGGGCGGCGCTTATGTGCCGGCCATGGCCGATGAATGCGTGATTGTGAAGGACCAGGGCACGATCTTTCTGGCCGGTCCGCCGCTTGTGAAGGCGGCCACGGGGGAGGAAGTGTCGGCGGAAGATCTCGGCGGTGCTGATGTGCATACGCGAGTCTCCGGCGTGGCCGATCATCTGGCTTTGAATGACGCCCATGCGCTGACCCTGACGCGGCGCATTGTGGGCAATCTGAACTGGGGCAAGACCGTGCCGGTGACGGTGCGGGAACCGCGCGCGCCGCTTTATGATCCGTCTGAAATCTATGGCGTCATTCCGAAAGACACGCGGGTGCCCTATGACGTGCGCGAGGTCATTGCCCGGCTGGTGGATGGCAGCGAGTTTGACGAATTCAAGAAGCTTTACGGCACCACGCTTGTGACCGGGTTCGCGCATATTCATGGTTATCCGGTGGGCATCATTGCCAACAATGGCGTGCTGTTTTCGGAGTCCGCCGTGAAGGGCGCGCATTTTGTCGAGCTTTGTGCTCAGCGCGGCATTCCGCTGGTGTTTTTGCAGAATATCACCGGCTTCATGGTCGGGCGCAAATATGAAACCGGCGGCATCGCCAAGGACGGGGCCAAGATGGTGATGGCCGTGGCCAACGCGAAGGTGCCGAAATTCACGGTGATCATCGGCGGCTCGTTCGGGGCCGGGAATTACGGCATGTGCGGCCGCGCCTATTCACCGCGCTTCCTGTGGATGTGGCCAAACGCGCGCATTTCCGTCATGGGCGGAGAACAGGCGGCAAGCGTGCTCGCCACCGTCAAGAAAGACGCCATGGCGCGCACCGGCAAAAGCTGGACTGCGGAGGAAGAAGACGCGTTCAAGGCGCCGATCCGCGAGCAGTATGAAACCCAGGGTCATCCCTATTATGCGAGCGCTCGGTTATGGGACGATGGCATCATTGATCCGGCGGATACCCGCCGGGTGCTGGCGCTTGGACTGTCGGCGAGCCTCAATGCGCCGGTGCCCGAAACCAGCTATGGCGTGTTCCGGATGTAA
- a CDS encoding spinster family MFS transporter has protein sequence MSLQQTGTDDQPSLRYAWGVVGLLSFAYTFSFIDRQILSLLVEPIRRDLGITDTGVSLLHGLAFVIFYTTMGYPIGRLADRATRKWIIAAGITVWSLMTAACGLARDFTQLFMARIGVGVGEAALSPAAYSMISDYFPREKVGRAMGVYTIGIYVGTGLALIVGGAVVQMAMHMPPLEVPYLGSIKAWQLTFFVVGLPGLLIALLVSLVREPARRGVETVTRDGQSFMDGLRYIGAHWRLYAPFMMGTSFVALIGYACNLWLPTFFMRVHGFTAGEAGLYVGLVVLVGGVIGVYGGGMLADHLMARGRYIAYPLVIMLSGIGIVIPIILVPLMPTPALAILAYLPAAIFTSVPSSTSPAALQLITPNEMRGQVSAAFLLVLNLFGLGIGPTAVALVTDYGFKDPAMLGYSLAIISTCAVPPAVILLSLSLKGFAARIRERETLEAEIGLTGKRT, from the coding sequence ATGAGTTTGCAACAGACGGGTACGGACGATCAGCCATCCTTGCGTTATGCTTGGGGCGTGGTCGGACTTTTGAGTTTTGCTTATACGTTTTCCTTCATTGATCGTCAGATCCTGAGCCTGCTGGTGGAACCGATCCGTCGTGATCTTGGGATTACGGATACCGGGGTCAGCCTGCTGCATGGCCTCGCGTTTGTTATTTTCTATACCACTATGGGTTATCCCATAGGGCGGTTGGCCGACCGGGCGACGCGCAAATGGATCATTGCGGCGGGCATTACGGTGTGGAGCCTGATGACGGCGGCTTGCGGGCTCGCGCGGGATTTCACGCAGTTGTTTATGGCCCGCATCGGTGTCGGCGTTGGCGAGGCGGCACTGTCGCCTGCTGCCTATTCCATGATCAGCGATTATTTTCCGCGTGAAAAAGTCGGCCGCGCTATGGGCGTTTACACCATCGGCATTTATGTGGGCACGGGGCTTGCGCTCATCGTCGGCGGGGCGGTGGTGCAGATGGCCATGCATATGCCGCCGCTGGAGGTGCCATATCTTGGCTCCATCAAGGCCTGGCAGTTGACGTTTTTTGTCGTCGGGCTGCCGGGGCTGTTGATCGCGCTTCTTGTGTCTCTGGTGCGGGAACCGGCGCGGCGCGGGGTCGAGACGGTGACGCGGGACGGGCAGTCCTTCATGGATGGGCTCAGGTATATCGGCGCGCATTGGCGGCTTTATGCGCCGTTTATGATGGGCACGTCCTTTGTGGCGCTGATCGGTTATGCCTGCAATTTATGGCTGCCGACCTTTTTTATGCGCGTGCATGGTTTCACGGCGGGGGAGGCCGGGCTTTATGTGGGCCTCGTGGTACTCGTAGGTGGGGTGATCGGCGTCTATGGCGGCGGCATGCTGGCCGATCATCTGATGGCGCGCGGGAGATATATCGCTTATCCGCTGGTGATCATGCTGAGCGGCATCGGCATTGTCATTCCGATCATTCTGGTGCCGCTGATGCCGACCCCGGCGCTGGCCATTCTCGCATATTTGCCGGCGGCGATTTTCACCAGCGTGCCGTCATCGACCTCGCCTGCGGCCTTGCAGCTCATCACGCCGAATGAAATGCGTGGGCAAGTGTCGGCGGCGTTTTTGCTGGTGCTCAATCTGTTCGGGCTGGGCATCGGGCCGACGGCGGTGGCGCTGGTGACGGATTACGGCTTCAAGGATCCGGCCATGCTGGGCTATTCGCTCGCGATCATCTCGACTTGCGCTGTGCCGCCTGCGGTGATCTTATTATCGCTCTCTCTGAAGGGGTTTGCCGCTCGCATCCGCGAACGCGAAACGCTTGAGGCCGAGATCGGGCTGACAGGAAAAAGGACTTAA
- a CDS encoding isovaleryl-CoA dehydrogenase yields MHSFPSLNFDLGDDIESLRDTVAKFAAKEIAPRAAEIDRDNQFPMDLWKKFGDLGLLGMTAEEEYGGVNMGYLAHCIVMEEISRASGSVGLSYGAHSNLCVNQIKRNGTAEQKAKYLPKLISGDHVGALAMSEPGSGSDVVSMRLRADKKGDRYILTGNKMWITNGPDADTLVVYARTDPNAGAKGITAFLIEKGFKGFSTAQKLDKLGMRGSNTCELVFQDCEVPEENVLGKLNEGVRVLMSGLDYERVVLAAGPIGLMQAAMDVVVPYVHERKQFGQAIGEFQLMQGKLADMYTTLTASRAYTYAVAKACDRGETTRKDAAGCILYAAEKATWLALEAIQALGGNGYINDYPTGRIMRDAKLYEIGAGTSEIRRMLIGRELFSETL; encoded by the coding sequence ATGCATAGCTTCCCGTCCCTCAATTTCGATCTTGGCGACGATATCGAAAGCCTGCGCGACACCGTGGCGAAATTTGCCGCCAAAGAAATCGCCCCGCGTGCGGCGGAGATTGATCGCGACAATCAGTTCCCCATGGACCTGTGGAAAAAATTCGGCGATCTCGGCCTGCTCGGCATGACCGCTGAAGAAGAATATGGCGGGGTCAATATGGGCTATCTCGCCCATTGCATCGTCATGGAAGAAATCTCCCGCGCGTCGGGCAGTGTCGGGCTGTCTTACGGCGCCCATTCCAATCTTTGCGTCAATCAGATCAAGCGCAACGGTACGGCCGAGCAAAAGGCGAAATATCTGCCGAAGCTTATCTCCGGCGATCATGTGGGCGCGCTCGCCATGTCGGAGCCGGGGTCGGGATCGGACGTGGTCTCTATGCGGCTCCGCGCCGATAAAAAGGGCGACCGCTATATTCTGACCGGCAACAAGATGTGGATCACCAATGGTCCCGACGCCGATACGCTGGTGGTTTATGCGCGGACCGATCCGAATGCCGGGGCGAAGGGCATCACCGCGTTCCTCATTGAAAAGGGCTTCAAGGGATTTTCGACGGCGCAGAAGCTCGACAAGCTCGGCATGCGCGGCTCGAACACCTGTGAGCTCGTGTTTCAGGATTGCGAAGTGCCCGAGGAAAATGTCCTTGGCAAGCTGAACGAGGGTGTGCGGGTTCTGATGTCCGGCCTTGATTACGAACGCGTGGTGCTGGCTGCGGGGCCCATCGGGCTCATGCAGGCGGCCATGGATGTGGTCGTGCCCTATGTGCATGAACGCAAGCAGTTCGGTCAGGCTATCGGTGAGTTTCAGCTGATGCAGGGCAAGCTTGCCGACATGTATACGACGCTGACGGCGAGCCGGGCTTATACCTATGCCGTGGCGAAGGCCTGCGACCGCGGCGAGACCACGCGGAAAGACGCGGCCGGGTGTATTCTTTATGCGGCGGAAAAAGCCACCTGGCTCGCACTTGAGGCGATTCAGGCGCTGGGTGGCAACGGTTACATCAATGATTATCCAACCGGCCGTATCATGCGCGACGCCAAACTCTATGAGATCGGCGCCGGCACCAGCGAAATCCGCCGCATGCTCATCGGCCGTGAATTGTTTTCCGAAACGCTTTAG
- a CDS encoding acetyl/propionyl/methylcrotonyl-CoA carboxylase subunit alpha — MFDRILIANRGEIACRIIKTARRLGIKTVAVYSDADANARHVRLADEAVHIGPAPARESYLLADRLIAAAKKTGAQAIHPGYGFLSENVEFAETCAREGIVFVGPPASAISAMGLKDAAKKLMEAANVPVVPGYHGDNQDDDFLRGEAAKIGYPVLIKAVAGGGGKGMRRVDDAAEFDASLASARREAKAAFGNDACLIEKYITKPRHIEIQVFADKHGNVVHLFERDCSLQRRHQKVVEEAPAPHMPDYLRAAMGAAAVTAAAAIGYEGAGTIEFIVDVANGIEDAPFYFMEMNTRLQVEHPVTEMITGQDLVEWQLRVAAGEVLPLAQEQLAICGHALEVRIYAEDPARGFLPSIGRLLHLGFPTTDSHVRVDTGVEQGDEVSMHYDPMIAKLIVWDRDRASAVRRMKGALGQCAIAGLASNVAFLGRVAGNADFIAGDVDTGFIDRHLEDLVPTDSGASDRVLALAAVDHLLRLREQYTATARASGDPYNPWGAADGWRMNGQTDLTLRFDDGHSIREILVSFDGDGWCFDFGGHSMKVRALRGQDGELRADLGGETLRAIVVRAGHDVSVIIGGVTRRVQYYDPGVAAEEGTSTGGGITAPMPGKVTRVMVAAGDSVTRGTPLLILEAMKMEHTMTAPVDGTVAALHVGEGDQVTEGSVLAVVEAAEA; from the coding sequence ATGTTTGATCGCATATTGATCGCGAACCGTGGCGAAATCGCCTGCCGGATCATCAAGACAGCGCGGCGGCTTGGCATCAAGACCGTGGCGGTTTATTCGGACGCCGATGCGAACGCGCGCCACGTGCGGCTGGCGGACGAGGCGGTGCATATCGGCCCGGCCCCGGCGCGGGAAAGTTATCTGCTCGCCGATCGTCTGATCGCGGCGGCCAAGAAAACCGGGGCTCAGGCCATTCATCCGGGCTATGGGTTCCTGTCGGAAAATGTGGAGTTCGCGGAAACCTGCGCGCGGGAAGGCATTGTCTTTGTCGGTCCTCCGGCCTCCGCTATCAGCGCCATGGGCTTGAAAGACGCGGCGAAGAAACTGATGGAAGCGGCAAATGTGCCGGTGGTTCCCGGTTATCACGGCGACAATCAGGACGATGATTTCCTGCGTGGCGAAGCGGCCAAGATCGGCTATCCCGTGCTCATCAAGGCGGTGGCGGGCGGCGGCGGCAAGGGCATGCGGCGGGTCGATGACGCGGCGGAGTTTGATGCATCGCTCGCCTCGGCGCGGCGCGAGGCCAAGGCGGCGTTCGGCAATGACGCCTGCCTGATCGAAAAATACATCACCAAGCCGCGCCATATTGAAATTCAGGTGTTCGCCGATAAGCACGGCAATGTGGTGCATCTGTTCGAACGCGATTGTTCCCTGCAACGCCGCCATCAAAAGGTGGTGGAGGAAGCCCCCGCGCCGCATATGCCGGATTATCTGCGCGCCGCCATGGGTGCTGCTGCGGTTACGGCGGCGGCAGCAATTGGATATGAAGGTGCGGGCACCATCGAATTCATTGTCGATGTGGCGAACGGCATTGAAGACGCGCCGTTTTATTTCATGGAGATGAACACGCGCCTGCAGGTCGAGCATCCGGTGACTGAAATGATCACCGGTCAGGATCTGGTTGAATGGCAGTTGCGAGTGGCGGCAGGCGAAGTTCTGCCGCTGGCGCAGGAGCAACTGGCGATCTGCGGCCATGCTTTGGAAGTGCGGATTTATGCCGAGGATCCGGCGCGGGGATTCCTGCCGTCCATCGGGCGCTTGCTGCATCTCGGCTTCCCGACGACCGACAGCCATGTGCGCGTCGATACCGGGGTGGAGCAGGGCGACGAAGTCTCCATGCATTATGATCCGATGATCGCCAAACTGATTGTCTGGGATCGCGATCGCGCCTCGGCCGTGCGCCGCATGAAAGGTGCGCTCGGGCAATGCGCCATTGCCGGGCTTGCGTCCAATGTGGCGTTTCTCGGCCGGGTCGCGGGTAATGCCGATTTCATCGCGGGCGATGTGGATACCGGCTTTATCGATCGCCATCTGGAGGATCTGGTGCCAACAGACAGCGGGGCGAGCGATCGCGTGCTGGCGCTGGCCGCAGTCGATCACCTGTTGCGGCTGCGCGAGCAATATACGGCGACGGCGCGGGCGAGCGGCGATCCCTATAACCCCTGGGGTGCGGCCGACGGCTGGCGTATGAACGGGCAGACCGATCTTACGCTGCGCTTTGACGACGGGCATTCCATTCGCGAGATTCTGGTGAGCTTCGACGGTGACGGCTGGTGCTTCGATTTTGGTGGTCACAGCATGAAGGTGCGTGCGCTGCGCGGACAGGATGGGGAGCTCAGGGCCGATCTTGGCGGTGAAACCTTGCGCGCCATCGTGGTGCGGGCGGGTCATGATGTGTCCGTGATCATCGGCGGTGTCACCCGGCGTGTGCAGTATTACGATCCGGGCGTCGCGGCCGAGGAAGGGACATCGACCGGCGGCGGCATCACCGCCCCCATGCCGGGTAAAGTCACCCGCGTCATGGTCGCGGCCGGTGATAGCGTCACACGCGGCACGCCCTTGCTGATTCTGGAAGCCATGAAGATGGAGCACACCATGACCGCGCCGGTCGATGGCACGGTGGCGGCGCTTCATGTGGGCGAAGGTGATCAGGTGACCGAAGGCAGCGTGCTTGCGGTTGTCGAGGCGGCGGAGGCGTGA